CATGGATTGCCCTATCGGCACGGTGCGCTCGCGTATTTTCCGGGCGCGCGAAGCCATTTCGGCCAGGGTCAAACCGCTTCTGGACAACCAGTCCGGCAAGCGTTGGTAAGTAAGCAGGTGAATGAAATGAATCAGATGATGACGGTTCGGGAACAGGTGTCCGCACTTGCGGATGGTCATTTGCAGGGCGAGGCGTTCGCGCAGGCGATCGAAGCGGTCTGCACCGAAAGCGATTCGCGCGCGGCCTGGCACACCTACCACGTGGTGGGCGATGTGCTGCGTTCGGGCTCCCATTCGGCGTGCAGCGACAGCTCGGCGTTCCTCGCGCGTTTCCAGCAGCGACTCGCCGTGGAGCCAGTGGTTGCGATGCCGGCGCTGGTGCCAGTTGCCGCACCGGCCGCGGTCCAGGTCCAGCGCAGGGCCGATGCGGCCAACGAGCCGGTCTTCCGTTGGAAGCTGATGGCAGGCGCCGCGTCGATGGTCGCCGTGGCGGCCATCAGCTGGACGCTGATCGGCAACGGCACCTCCGGTTCGCAGGCTGGTGCGCAGATCGCGGCCCAGCAGCAGCCCGCGGTGAATTCGGTCCTGGCGGCAGCGGCCGTCAACAGCCAGCAGCCAGCCAGCGCCACGCTGACGCCCACGCGCGTGATGGTCGGAAACGGCAATCCGCAGGTCATGCTGCGCGATCCGCGCCTCGATCAATTGCTCGAAGCGCACCAGCAGGCTGGCGGTGCTTCGCAAATGCCTTCCGGTTTCCTGCGCAACGCCACCTTCGAGGGACCTACGCGCTGATGGCGCGTCCGTAACTGCCCGCAATGACCGTTCAGATGCCGATCTCCGCACGCGCGTTCGTGCTTGTGTTTGCAGCCTTCTGCTTCGTGCAGGTTGCCACCGCACAAAACCGCTCCGGCCCGGCGACCGCCAAGGGTGCGGCTGCGGCGCAGACGGACGAACCACCGGCGATGAGCGTGGCCGACTGGCTGCAGCGCATGCACACCGGCGCGCGGCAACGGAACTACGTGGGCACCTTCGTGGTGTCGGCGCCGGGCGGCGACCTGTCGAGCGCGCGCATCTGGCATGTGCGCGACGGCGATCATCAGATCGAACGCATCGAGGCGCTCTCGGGACCGCCGCGCTCGACCTTCCGGCGCAATCGCAATGTCATGACCTTCCTGCCCGAGGCAAAGGTCGTGAAGGTCGAGAAACGCGAGAACCTCGATCTTTTTCCCAACCTGCCGGACAAGACCGATTCGTCGATCGGCGATTTCTACGACGTGCGCGCGATCGGCAAGGACCGCGTGGCCGGTTTTGACGCCGACGTGGTGCAGCTGGTGCCGCACGATGGCCTGCGTTTCGGCTACCGCATCTGGAGCGAGCGCCGCTCGGGCCTGGTGGTGAAGCTGCAGACCATCGACAGCGAATCGCGGGTGGTGGAGCAGTCGGCGTTCTCCGAACTGCAGCTCGATGCGCCGGTGAAGGCACAAGCCCTGGCGCAGATGATGACCAACACCTCGGGCTACCGCATCGAGAAGCTGGAGCTCGAGCGCACCTCGGCACAGGACGAAGGCTGGACGCTCAGCACGCCCGTGGCGGGCTTCAAGCCTCGCAGCTTCTTCCGCCGGCCGACCGCCGGTGGCGACAAGTCGAAGCAGGATGCGGCAACGGTCCAGTGGACTTTCTCGGATGGCCTGGCCTCGGTGTCACTTTTCATCGAGCGCTACGATGCCGCGCGTGCGCCGCGCGACGGCGTGCTGACCATCGGTGCGACCAATGCGATCCGTCGGCGATTGCCCGAGCCTGCGAGCGACTGGTGGCTGACCGCGGTGGGCGAGGTGCCGCAGCAGACGCTCAACGCTTTTGCCCAGAGTCTCGCCCGCACGCGCTGATGGCCGGCCGTTGAAGCGCGGATGGCGCTGAACCAAGCACGCAGCGCCCACTCATAGCCTTTGTTGTTCTAGCCGCTCTCCTCTCTGTTCTTTTGAAAGAAAACCGATGATGTTCAAAGTCGAGGGACACAAGCTTCGTTCCGGTGTGCTGGCTTTCGCGCTCGCACTGACAACCGGGGCCACCTTCCTTCCCGTCGAGCCTGTCCATGCGCAGACGCGCACGCTGCCCGACTTCACCGATCTGGTCGACCAGGTCGGCCCCTCCGTCGTCAACATCCGCACCGTCGAGAAGGTCGCGCAGCGCGGCGCCGGCAACGGCGAGATGGACGAGGAGATGCAGGAATTCTTCCGTCGCTTCTTCGGGCAGCCCGCACCGGGCAC
This region of Variovorax sp. RKNM96 genomic DNA includes:
- a CDS encoding sigma-E factor negative regulatory protein, translating into MNQMMTVREQVSALADGHLQGEAFAQAIEAVCTESDSRAAWHTYHVVGDVLRSGSHSACSDSSAFLARFQQRLAVEPVVAMPALVPVAAPAAVQVQRRADAANEPVFRWKLMAGAASMVAVAAISWTLIGNGTSGSQAGAQIAAQQQPAVNSVLAAAAVNSQQPASATLTPTRVMVGNGNPQVMLRDPRLDQLLEAHQQAGGASQMPSGFLRNATFEGPTR
- a CDS encoding MucB/RseB C-terminal domain-containing protein → MTVQMPISARAFVLVFAAFCFVQVATAQNRSGPATAKGAAAAQTDEPPAMSVADWLQRMHTGARQRNYVGTFVVSAPGGDLSSARIWHVRDGDHQIERIEALSGPPRSTFRRNRNVMTFLPEAKVVKVEKRENLDLFPNLPDKTDSSIGDFYDVRAIGKDRVAGFDADVVQLVPHDGLRFGYRIWSERRSGLVVKLQTIDSESRVVEQSAFSELQLDAPVKAQALAQMMTNTSGYRIEKLELERTSAQDEGWTLSTPVAGFKPRSFFRRPTAGGDKSKQDAATVQWTFSDGLASVSLFIERYDAARAPRDGVLTIGATNAIRRRLPEPASDWWLTAVGEVPQQTLNAFAQSLARTR